One Archangium violaceum genomic window, CTGGGTGAGGCAGTCGGTGAGGCCCCGCACGCCCGCGCCCTGCAACTGCTCCAGGGCCTCGCGGCGCATGCGGAGGGACCAGGGGTTCTGCATGACGAGCTGGCCGAAGTAGCCCAGGCCGCTTCCCTGAAGCGGGTCGAAGCGCGCTCCCGATGTCAGCACGGCGTAGGAAGGCGCCAGGGGGCCCACCAGCCCCAGGCACATGCCCAACCCCCGTGGATGGCTTCGGGACGGGGGTCCGGCTCGGCCGTTCGAAGAGATGGCCGCGGCTAGCCACCGTGCCGGGCGATGAGTGCCTCCGCCTCGGCGGGGTGGTGCTTGCACTCGAGGAGCGCGCGGAGCACGAGCGGCGCGACGATCGTCGCATCGGACTCGATGACGAACATGGGCGTCGTCTCCGTGAGCTTGTCCCATGTGATCTTCTCGTTGGGAGTCGCTCCGGAGTACGAACCGTACGAGGTCGTCGAATCGCTGATCTGACAGAAGTACGCCCACGGCTTCACGGGTTGGGCGAGGTCATACTTGATCGACGGCACGACACAGATGGGGAAGTCCCCGGCGATGCCTCCACCGATCTGGAAGAACCCGATGCCAGCGCCCGCCGAGAGCTCCTGGTACCGGTCGTAGAAGTCCGCCATGTACTCGATGCCGGACTTCACGATGCTGGCGTTGCACTCACCCGTCTTGACGTACGAGGCGAAGATGTTCCCGAAGGTGGAGTCCTCGTAGCCCGGCACGACGAGGGGCAGTCGCGCGCGCGCCGCCGCGAGGAGCCAGCAGGCCTCGGGATCGCCCTCGTACGCCCCGGGCTCGATGGCCTGGATCACCTCGTAGAAGTACTCGTGCCAGAAGCGCCGCTCACCGCTCGCTGTCGCCCGCTGCCACATGGGCACGACAATCTTCTCGACCGCTCGGAACGCCTCGTCTTCGGGAATGCTGGTGTCGGTCACCCGGCGCATCCGGTCGGCGAGGATCTTCGTATCATCCCCCTTGGTGAAGTACCGGTAGTCAGGGAAGTCCTTGTAGCTGTGA contains:
- a CDS encoding deoxyhypusine synthase family protein; this translates as MSDARLPVLDFVLSNYKNFNARATRDAILAYWRHISAGGRMFWAVAGAMSSAQLGISLAPAIRAGLIHGLSVTGANLEESLFRLVAHHSYKDFPDYRYFTKGDDTKILADRMRRVTDTSIPEDEAFRAVEKIVVPMWQRATASGERRFWHEYFYEVIQAIEPGAYEGDPEACWLLAAARARLPLVVPGYEDSTFGNIFASYVKTGECNASIVKSGIEYMADFYDRYQELSAGAGIGFFQIGGGIAGDFPICVVPSIKYDLAQPVKPWAYFCQISDSTTSYGSYSGATPNEKITWDKLTETTPMFVIESDATIVAPLVLRALLECKHHPAEAEALIARHGG